Within the bacterium genome, the region TGACGACCGTCTGCACCGGCACTATGAACTCCGACCCTGGAACGGGAATGGGCCTGCGGCGTCCTGATGCGTCCGGCTCGCCAAGCTCCATCCGCTGGCATTCGATGCCGCACACGCAGTTGTTCGAGTCGGCCAGGATGCGGGTCGGGGTGGTCAGCAGCATGAACTGCACGCCTTCTTCCTCGGCGTGATGGACCTCTTCCACGCGCGCCGGCATCTCATCGCGCGATCGGCGATATATGAGGTAGGCGGATTCGGCGCCCAGCCGGAGGGCGGTCCGCACCGCGTCCATGGCCGTGTTCCCTCCGCCGATCACCGCGGCCTGCCTGCCAACCCTAACCGGCGTATCGTACTCCGGGAAACGGTACGCCTTCATGAGGTTCACGCGGGAGAGGAACTCGTTGGCCGAATAGACGCCCACCAGGCTCTCGCCCGGGATGCCCATGAAGTACGGGGTGCCGGCGCCCGTGGCAAGATAGATGGCCTTGAATTCCCATTCACCCATCAGATCGTCAATCGTGGCCGTCCTGCCGACGATGAAGTTCGTAACGATCTCCACCCCGAGCGATCGCACGCGATTGATCTCGAGATCCAGGATGTCGCGCGGAAGGCGGAACTCGGGAATTCCGTACCTGAGCACTCCGCCCGGCGCGTGCAGCGCCTCGAAGACCGTTACGCGGTAGCCCAGTCGGGCGAGCTCTGCGGCGCAGGTCAGGCCTGACGGACCTGAGCCGACGATCGCAATCTTCTCCTCGCGCGGCTCCGGCATCGGGGGGTCGATGAAGAGGTTGTGCTGGAGCTCGTAGTCGGCGGCGAACCGCTCCAGCTTTCCAATCGCAACCGGCGTGTACTTCTTCCCGAGCACGCAGAGCTGCTCACACTGCGACTCCTGCGGACAGACCCGTCCGCAGATGCCCGGCAGGTAGTTGGCCTCGCGAATCTTGTTGATCGCGCCGGCGTAGTCTCGTCGCAGCAGCAGGTCAACGAATCCCCGTATGTCTATGCTCACCGGGCAACCATTGACGCAAACGGGGTCCTTGCACTCCAGGCACCGCGAGGCCTCGAGGAACGCGGCGGCTTCGTCAATCCCCAAGCATACCTCGCGGAAGTTCCCGCGGCGTTCTTCCGGCGACTGCTCTGCCGGACTCTGGCGCGGGATCTTCAACCGTTCCGCGGGCTTGAGAGGATTGGCGCCCTTCATTGTGCCCCCTCGGCGGACGAGGCGGCAATCCTGCACGAGCACCGTTCGTCGGAAATCCGCTCCATGTCCAGGTAGGACCGGTTTCGTGCGATCAGTTCGTCGAAGTCTACTCCGGCGGCATCGAACTCGGGACCGTCCACGCACGCGAACTTCGTCTTGCCGTCAATCGTCACGCGACAGCCGCCGCACATGCCGGTCCCGTCGATCATGATCGTGTTCAGGCTGACGATGGTCTTGACCCCGCGCTTCGCCGCGAGAACGGCAACGGCCCTCATCATTACCAAGGGACCGATGGCGTAGACGACCGCTATGTTAGGGTGCTCATCCAGGAGGGACGAAAGGGCGTCCGTGACGAGCCCCTTGCGCCCGTGGGAACCGTCGTCCGTGGTGACGGTCAGGGTGGCCGAGCACTCACGCATCTCCTGTTCGAGAACCACCAGCTCCCGCGTCCGCGCGCCGACGATCGTGTGCACGGTGTTGCCCGCGTCGCGCAGGGCACACGCGATTGGGAAGAGCTCAGCGGTGCCCACCCCTCCGCCCACGCAGGCGACCGCGCCGTGGTGTTCGATCGGCGTGGGGTTGCCCAGCGGGCCGACGACGTCACTCAGCGCCTCTCCGACCTGCATGGCGCACAGCGCTTTGGTCGTCTTCCCGACCGCCTGGACGATCAGGGTAATCGTCCCCTCGATGGGGTCGGATTCCACAACCGTAAGGGGAATGCGTTCGCCGGTCTCGTCAATGCGGATGATCACGAAGTTGCCGGCCTTGTGCTTGCGGGCCACAAAAGGCGCCCGGATGCGAAACTTCGCTATCGAGGGGGCCAGCGTCCACTTGCCTAGTATCTGGAAGCGATTTACCTGGGTATCATCCATGCGTCCGTACACCGCTACAAGCATAGAAAAGGACGGAGAGGTGGCGTATCAGGCCGCGACCTGATGTTGGAGTAAGGCATGAGGCGCAGCCTTGCCGTCCGGAGACCCCCAGCCGCAGGGGCAGGGTTATGCGAGTACCCAGACCTCCTGCTCTCTGGGAAACGCTGCGCGCGTGATGGTCACCGTCGCGCCCAAGCGCTTCACATCCACCTTGCCCTGGAGGAAATCATCGAGTCTACGGATAGGCCACGATTCGTTGACCGCGGTTTTGTAGTGCATCGGGATCACCACCCGCGGCTTCAGTTGGGAGATGACCTGGTCGGCCTCGGCAGGACCGATCGTGAAGTGCCCGCCGACCGGGACCATCAGGACGTCCACCGGGCCGATCGCGCTCACCTGCTCGGGTGTCAGCACGTGGCCCAGGTCACCCAAGTGCGCCATGCGCAGACCCTCTACCTCAATGACTGCGACCGCGTTCTTTCCGCGCGCGCGTCCCTGCTCGGTATCGTGGTAGGTGGGCACCCCGGTAATGTGCATCGGCCCGACGCGCGCATCGAGCGCGGCCCAGGTCTTACCCTCATCGGCCAGGCCGCGGAGTACCCTGGGGCGACCCCGGACCTGATCAACGCTGTTGTGGTCGGAGTGCTCGTGACTGGTCACGACGGCGTCGGGCTCCACGTCCGGCCTGGGATAACCGACGTCGTCGTTGAACGGGTCAATGACGATTGTGGTGCCCCCGGCGGTCAGGCCAAACATCGCGTGCCCGTAGTAGCGAATCTCCACGGCCCTTCACCTCCGTTCGCAGTGTCCGCATTCGAGGTGCCCGCGGCGTCCACCGATGCGTTTCAGCCCTGGCGTCCCCATTCCTTCTCTCGTGCTACAATGTGCGCCGTGAGGCGCACCTACCGGACTCTGGACGAAACCCGGGCGCTGATGGCGGTAGCCCGCGGAGAAGCGCCCCCGGACCTTCTCGTTACCGGAGGCCGCGTGCTCAACGTCTACTCGGGTGAAGTCCTGCCGGGCACGGTGGCGGTGGCCGCCGGACGCATCGCCTATGTGGGCGAGCGCCCTGTCGCGGCCGGACCGTCCACGATCGTGATAGAGGCCCACGGCAGGTTGGTTGCGCCGGGGTACATTGACCCGCACGGGCATCCCCAGGCAATGTACACCCCGGATGAACTGGCGCGCGTTGTGCTCCCCCGGGGCACAACGGCCATCGTGGCCGACACCCTGATGCTGCTGAACCTGACCGCGCCGGAGGTGACCCTCTCTGCGCTGGCCGCGCTGGGTGCGCTTCCCCTCCGGTATTTCTGGTTCCTCCGGCTGCACGGCCAGGCGCACAGCCCGCACGACCCCACAACCCTCAGCGAAGAGCGGCTGGAGGCGCTGCTGGCGCTCGATGACGTCCGCACCTTGGGCGAGATCACCCGGTGGACGCAGGTGTACGCGGGTGAGGCAGGGTTGTTGGAGCGGATCGCGCGCGGGGTCGCCGCAGGGCGCCGAGTCGAAGGACATGCGCCGGGCGTCTCTGCCGACCGGATGCAGGTGCTGGTCGCCGCGGGGTTTTCGTCCGACCATGAAGCAATCACCGCCGAGCAGGCCATGGCGCGGCTGCGCGCAGGGCTCTACGTCATGCTGCGCCACGGATCGCTGCGCCCGGACCTGCCGGCGCTGGCGCCGGTGATCACCGGCAGCCGCGCCTTCTCCGGCCGGATCATGCTGACGCCCGATGGCCCCAACGCCGCCTTCGTCCACGGGAAGGGATACATGGACCACCTGCTGGATGTAACCCTGCGCCTTGGCGTAGACCCCGTGGCCGCCTACCAGATGGTAACCATCAACCCTGCGACATACTTCGCCCTGGACGAGGAGATGGGAGGCCTGGCGCCGGGTCGCCGCGCCGACATCGTCGTGCTCGAAGACCTCGACCGCCCCATGCCGCAGTCCGTTGTTGCGGCCGGGAAGCTGGTGGCGCAGGACGGCCGTCTGGTGGCGGATCTCCCGGCGATGCCGTGGGACCGATGGTTGCGGCCGTACACCCCCGGGGATTGGCGGCCCGACGCATCACTCTTCTCCCTGGACGGGCTGCCGTCGCCGGTTCCGGCCATGCACTTTGAGAACACGGTCATCACTCGCCGCCGCGACATCGCGATCGGGAAGGAGCTGCCCGAGGGCGTGCTTCGCATGGTCCTGTTGGATCGCGCAGGACGGTGGCGGTGCCGCGTCCTGCTGTCCGGGTTTGCGGAGAGCATCGGTGGCCTGGCGAGCACCTATACCAGCGGCGCGGGGATGTACGTGCTGGGCCGCGACCCCTCGGACATGGCCGTGGCCGCGTCGCGCGCCCTGGACCTGGGCGGCGGCGTGGTCCTGGCAGAAGGCGGAACCGTGGTCTTCGAGCTGCCGCTCCCGCTGGGAGGGATGATGTCACGGCGCCCCATGGGAGAGGTGGCCGCTGATCTGGATGCGCTCACCGCCCTGCTGCGCGCGCGCGGTTATGCCCACCACGACCTGGCCTACAGTCTGCTGTTCTTCGGGTTTGACTCGCTGCCGTACGTCCGGATGACATACCGCGGCCTGTGGGATGTTGTCGGTGATCGCGTGCTGCTGCCCAGGGAGGACCTCTGATGATCTATGAAGATCAAGGATATTCGGGGACCGGCCGCGGGGTTGTCAGATCTGGTGCCGGGGGACAGAGTTGAACTGCCGACGCGCGGCTCTTCAGGCCGCCGCTCTACCACCTGAGCTACCCCGGCACCCGCGCCTTGTAGTCTAGCAACCGGCCGGAGCCGGGTCAACGCCGATTCTGGAAGGAGGTCGCGGAAATGTCGTCTGATCACATCACCATCGTTGGGGCCGGCGCGATCGGGGGAACGATCGGCGCCTACTTGGTCCGCGCCGGCCACGGGGTCACGTTCGTGGACGCGGTCGAAGAGCACGTGTGCGCGATCAACGAGCGAGGACTGACCATCGAGGGCAGCGGCGAGACGTTCACCGTGCGGGCGCCGGCCCTTACTCCCCAAGAGATCCAAGGCCCGCTGGGAATGGTGTTCCTGGCTGTGAAGACCATGCACACCGACCTGGCCACGGCGCAGCTGGCCCCCCACCTGGCGCCCAACGGTGTGGTCGTCTCGATGCAGAACGGCTTCAACGAGGAACGGATCGCTGCGATCGTCGGGCGCGAAAGGACGATTGGGGCCTTCGTCAACTTCGGCGCCGACTACTTAGAGCCGGGCCGCATCCTCTACGGCGGTTCGGGCGCCCTCTACGTCGGTGAGCTCGACGGCTCCGAGAGCGACCGCCTGGGGCGATTGGTCAAGATCCTGCTTGACTTCATGCCAAACACACAGGCCACAGCCAACATCTGGGGTTATCTGTGGGGCAAGCACGCCTACGCGGCGATGCTGAAGACCACGGCGCTCGTGGACGCGCCGATAGCCGATGTGCTGGCCGATCCCACCGCGCGGCCGGTCCTGGCCAACGTGGCCGCCGAGGTCCTGGCCGTGGCCGCTGCCGAAGGCGTCCGGCCGGAAGGCTTCGACGGATTCGACCCTCCCGCCTTTGTCTTTCCGCCAAGGCGTGATGCCGGCAGGGTGGGGGCCAGCCTCGATGCCCTGGTTGCGTTCAACCGGAAGTCGTTGAAGGCGAAGAGCGGCATCTGGCGCGACCTGGCGGTCCGCAAACGCAAGACCGAGGTGGAATCAATGGTGAGCGAGATGCGCGCCCGCGCGCTCCGGCACGGCCTGCCGATCCCGCTTGTGGAGGCGTTGGGCGGGATGATCCTTGAGATCGAATCCGGCGCGCGCCAGATGTCGTGGGATAACATCGCGGCCCTGGCAGCGGTCAACGCGCGGGCCTACGGATCGGAGGGCGTCCATGCGTAGCGGCGGGCTTGCGGGCAAGGTCGCCGTGGTAAGCGGGGCGGCGCACGGCATAGGCGCGGCGATCGCCGAAGCGCTGGTGCGGGATGGGGCCAAGGTTTGGGTCTGCGACGTCCTGGAGGAGCCGCTCGAGGAAGCCGTGCGCCGGTGTCGCGATGCGGGTGGCGATGCGGGTAGCGTTGCGGGTGGCCGGGTCGTTGATGTCAGCCGGCCGGACGCGGTGAGCGCTCTCGCGGCCGAGATCACCGCGCAAGACGGCGGTACAGACATACTGGTGCACTCCGCCGGAGGCGTGCTCGGGCAGGTGGCGCAACCGGTGGAAGAGGTTTCAGAAGACGACTGGCGCGCGATCGTCGCCGTCAACTTGGAGGCCGCGTTCCTCCTGGTGCGCGAGGTGGTCCCGGGGATGAAGGCGCGGGGATGGGGGCGCATCGTCACCATCTCCTCCGGCGCCGGCCGGAGCTACAGCCAGACCGGAATCCAGGCCTACGCCAGCGCCAAGGCCGGCCTGATCGGATTCACCCGGCAGATCGCCCGCGAGCTGGGACAGTTCGGTATCACCGCAAACTCGGTGGCGCCGGGGTTCGTGCTCTCGAACCCATCCTCCCAGCGCCAGTGGGAGGCGCTGGGCGCAGAAGGGCAGCAGGCGTTCTTCAACGCCCTGGCGATCAAGCGCCTGGGCAGGCCGGAGGAGATCGCGCACGCCGTGCTCTTCTTCGCCTCGGAGGAAGCAGGATACGTGACAGGACAGACGCTGAGCGTGGACGGCGGACGGTGGATGCTGGGTTGAGGAGGCGCGCGATGGCACGCACGGGCAGGGGGACAGCTCCCTACGATCAGGTGAGCGCCAAGAGGTTGATGGCCGATGTCGAGGCCCTGGCCGGATGGGTCCGGCTGTCCGGGACGCCGGAGGAGCTGGAATCCTTCAACTACGTACGGCGTCGGCTACGCGCAGCCGGGTGCTCCACGCGCCTGATCCTGCACGATTCCCTTATCAGCCTGCCTGG harbors:
- the gltA gene encoding NADPH-dependent glutamate synthase, producing MKGANPLKPAERLKIPRQSPAEQSPEERRGNFREVCLGIDEAAAFLEASRCLECKDPVCVNGCPVSIDIRGFVDLLLRRDYAGAINKIREANYLPGICGRVCPQESQCEQLCVLGKKYTPVAIGKLERFAADYELQHNLFIDPPMPEPREEKIAIVGSGPSGLTCAAELARLGYRVTVFEALHAPGGVLRYGIPEFRLPRDILDLEINRVRSLGVEIVTNFIVGRTATIDDLMGEWEFKAIYLATGAGTPYFMGIPGESLVGVYSANEFLSRVNLMKAYRFPEYDTPVRVGRQAAVIGGGNTAMDAVRTALRLGAESAYLIYRRSRDEMPARVEEVHHAEEEGVQFMLLTTPTRILADSNNCVCGIECQRMELGEPDASGRRRPIPVPGSEFIVPVQTVVMAIGQMPNPIIQSTTPGLKTSSRGTVVAGEDQATSRPGVFAGGDLARGGATVILAMRDGKIAAASIDRYLRPAPEPPAQIV
- a CDS encoding sulfide/dihydroorotate dehydrogenase-like FAD/NAD-binding protein: MDDTQVNRFQILGKWTLAPSIAKFRIRAPFVARKHKAGNFVIIRIDETGERIPLTVVESDPIEGTITLIVQAVGKTTKALCAMQVGEALSDVVGPLGNPTPIEHHGAVACVGGGVGTAELFPIACALRDAGNTVHTIVGARTRELVVLEQEMRECSATLTVTTDDGSHGRKGLVTDALSSLLDEHPNIAVVYAIGPLVMMRAVAVLAAKRGVKTIVSLNTIMIDGTGMCGGCRVTIDGKTKFACVDGPEFDAAGVDFDELIARNRSYLDMERISDERCSCRIAASSAEGAQ
- a CDS encoding MBL fold metallo-hydrolase, which gives rise to MEIRYYGHAMFGLTAGGTTIVIDPFNDDVGYPRPDVEPDAVVTSHEHSDHNSVDQVRGRPRVLRGLADEGKTWAALDARVGPMHITGVPTYHDTEQGRARGKNAVAVIEVEGLRMAHLGDLGHVLTPEQVSAIGPVDVLMVPVGGHFTIGPAEADQVISQLKPRVVIPMHYKTAVNESWPIRRLDDFLQGKVDVKRLGATVTITRAAFPREQEVWVLA
- a CDS encoding adenine deaminase C-terminal domain-containing protein, translating into MRRTYRTLDETRALMAVARGEAPPDLLVTGGRVLNVYSGEVLPGTVAVAAGRIAYVGERPVAAGPSTIVIEAHGRLVAPGYIDPHGHPQAMYTPDELARVVLPRGTTAIVADTLMLLNLTAPEVTLSALAALGALPLRYFWFLRLHGQAHSPHDPTTLSEERLEALLALDDVRTLGEITRWTQVYAGEAGLLERIARGVAAGRRVEGHAPGVSADRMQVLVAAGFSSDHEAITAEQAMARLRAGLYVMLRHGSLRPDLPALAPVITGSRAFSGRIMLTPDGPNAAFVHGKGYMDHLLDVTLRLGVDPVAAYQMVTINPATYFALDEEMGGLAPGRRADIVVLEDLDRPMPQSVVAAGKLVAQDGRLVADLPAMPWDRWLRPYTPGDWRPDASLFSLDGLPSPVPAMHFENTVITRRRDIAIGKELPEGVLRMVLLDRAGRWRCRVLLSGFAESIGGLASTYTSGAGMYVLGRDPSDMAVAASRALDLGGGVVLAEGGTVVFELPLPLGGMMSRRPMGEVAADLDALTALLRARGYAHHDLAYSLLFFGFDSLPYVRMTYRGLWDVVGDRVLLPREDL
- a CDS encoding 2-dehydropantoate 2-reductase is translated as MSSDHITIVGAGAIGGTIGAYLVRAGHGVTFVDAVEEHVCAINERGLTIEGSGETFTVRAPALTPQEIQGPLGMVFLAVKTMHTDLATAQLAPHLAPNGVVVSMQNGFNEERIAAIVGRERTIGAFVNFGADYLEPGRILYGGSGALYVGELDGSESDRLGRLVKILLDFMPNTQATANIWGYLWGKHAYAAMLKTTALVDAPIADVLADPTARPVLANVAAEVLAVAAAEGVRPEGFDGFDPPAFVFPPRRDAGRVGASLDALVAFNRKSLKAKSGIWRDLAVRKRKTEVESMVSEMRARALRHGLPIPLVEALGGMILEIESGARQMSWDNIAALAAVNARAYGSEGVHA
- a CDS encoding SDR family NAD(P)-dependent oxidoreductase; amino-acid sequence: MRSGGLAGKVAVVSGAAHGIGAAIAEALVRDGAKVWVCDVLEEPLEEAVRRCRDAGGDAGSVAGGRVVDVSRPDAVSALAAEITAQDGGTDILVHSAGGVLGQVAQPVEEVSEDDWRAIVAVNLEAAFLLVREVVPGMKARGWGRIVTISSGAGRSYSQTGIQAYASAKAGLIGFTRQIARELGQFGITANSVAPGFVLSNPSSQRQWEALGAEGQQAFFNALAIKRLGRPEEIAHAVLFFASEEAGYVTGQTLSVDGGRWMLG